GTGCATACAGTCAGTTGGACCAATGGAAATCAATCATGTTTCTGTATGATTCAGCGCTGAAGGAAATCAATACCAAGATAGAGATCCTCAATGGGGAGTTTGTCCATATCTACGGGCACACTCCCATTGAGCATATTAAGTCCCGGCTGAAAACCCCGGAGAGCATCGTCAAGAAGCTCAAACTGGACGGCCAGGAAGTCACCATAGACAATATGGTGGAGAAGCTGAGCGATATCGCGGGTATCCGTATCATCTGTTCGTTTACCCAGGATATCTACCAGATCGCGGATATGATAGCCAGACAGAAGGACGTGAGCGTCCTCTATGTGAAGGACTATATCAAGCAGCCCAAACCGAACGGTTACAAGAGCTACCACATGGTAGTGACCATCCCGATCTACCTGGCCAATGGGCCGGTGGATACCAAGGTGGAGATCCAGATCCGTACTGTGGCGATGGATTTCTGGGCAAGTCTGGAACACAAGATCTATTACAAATTCGAAGGAAACGCCCCGGACTCCCTGCAGGCGGAGCTAAAGGCATGCGCCGATATGGTGGATGTGCTGGATGCAAAGATGTTTTCACTGAACCAGTCGATCCTGGCGGTGGGGAGAGAGCAGGAACCCGGGCGGGAAGAATAAGAGAAAATTACATATATGAAGACGTTAGCAAAAGATACATGGCATATTGCAGGCCAGAACTGGAAAAACATTCTTTTGTTTGAGCTTCTATACCGTGGAATTACATTGCCGGTCTATTTACGGTTTTTGGGCAGGGGACTGCGCATGGCGCTTAAGCTGGCAGGCTACAGTTATCTGACTGCGGGGAATATCGGAAGTTTCCTTCTCCGGCCATGGACGATACTTATCATGGCAATGATGGCGGTGGTCGGCATGATGATGCTGGCGCTTGAGATAGCCGGACTTATTACAGCATTCCAGGGGTCAGCCTATTATCAGAAGCTGACCCCTTTGCACATTTTCTGGGGAGGGCTTCAGAAGATTGCTGATGAGCTGTGGAGGCTCAACTGGAGGCTGGGGATCATGCTCCTCATGCAGTATTTTCTGGTCAATCTGCTGTTCATCTGCAGGGCTTTGACTCATGTAAAGCCAGTCAATTTCGTTATCCAGGAGATCATGAAGGAACCGTGGCTGCTGGCATTTATGCTGGCGCTGCTTCTGTTTTGCATGGCAGCGATGATTCCGGCGTCCTTTATTGTTTACGGCTGCATGGTGGAGCAGAAAAGTTTTTCTGACAGTCTGCGGCGCAGCAAAAACTTAATGCACGGCCATCATAAACGAGTGCTGGGCCTGGTTGTCGGCTGCAATCTGCTGGTAGTTTTGTCCTCGCTTCTGATCTACGCACTGTCTGTATTTGCGGCGGCAGTGTTCGTGGTCGCATTCACGGACAAGACGCTTGCCATGGCAGTGCTTTTGTCTGTGGCCGACAAACTGGAACTGGGCCTGATATTCTTAGGCAGCATCCTGGCGGTGGTTGGGAATTTTGCGGCACTGTCCGTGACCTACTATCAGTACGGAAACCGCAGGTTCCATGAAGAACGGTGGGATTTCCAGTATCCGGCAAAGGGGACGGCAAACAGGCGCAAGATGGCGGCAGTGCTCTGCGTGATCCTGGCATCAGGCCTGTTCTACATCTTTGACCTGGTGCGGAACGGTTCGGCAGTTTCGGATGAGATCCTGGTGGAGACCCAGATCACCGCGCACAGAGGAAGTTCATGGAGCGCTCCGGAGAACACCCTGTCCGCCATGGAGGCAGCCATTGAGGAGCTGGCGGACAGCGTGGAGCTGGACGTGCAGATGAGTGCGGACGGCGTGATTGTCCTGGGCCATGACGCCAATTTAAAACGGGTGGCGGGGCTTAACCGGGCGATCAGTTCCCTGACCTTTGAAGAACTGCGGCAGCTGGATGTGGGTTCCTGGTTTTCGGCGGAATTTGCCGGGGAGCAGATACCGACCCTGGAAGAAGTCATGGAGGTCTGCAGGGGGAAAATAAACTTAAATATTGAGATCAAGAACGTCGGAAAGGACAGCGAGCTGCCCGCCCGGGTGGTAGAGCTGATCCTGGAACAGGGGATGGAAGAACAGTGCGTTATTACCTCCACCAGCTTGAACTATTTAAAGCAGGTGAAGGAGCTGGAACCCCAGCTTCGGACCGGATATATCATTTCGGCGGCGTATGGGAATTTTTATTCCAGCGAAGCGGTGGATTTTATCAGCGTGCGCTCCAGCTTTGTGGATGAGCGGCTGATGGAAAATGTCCATGCGCAGGGTAAAGGAGTCTTTGCCTGGACTGTGAATTCCAAGAGTGAGATGGAGCGCCTGATCATGCTTGGTGTGGATGGGATCATAACCGACAGGCCGGTCCTGGCGAGAGAGATCATCTACCGGGAGGAAGCTACCGAGACGCTGATGGAATATCTGCGGCTGGTATTCCGGTGAGTGAAGTTTTGAGTGAGAAATGCGATGGAAGCTCCGGTGACGGGCTTTGGCGTGAAAACCGGATGAACAATAGGGCAGGAGGACAGAATGAAGGCAGTATTACAGCGTGTTTCCCGCGCCTCTGTGAAGGTAGAGGGAGACATCATTGGAGAGATAGGAAAAGGATATCTGATCCTGCTGGGCGTGGCGGAGACAGATGACGAAGCGGCGGCAGACCGGCTGGCTGACAAGATCTGCAAGCTGCGGATCTTCGAGGACAGCGACGGCAAGACCAACCTTTCCCTGGCGGATGTGGGCGGGGAGATCCTGGTGGTCAGCCAGTTTACCCTGTACGCGGACTGTCATAAGGGGAACCGTCCCAGCTTTATCAAGGCGGGATCGCCGGATAAGGCCAACCGCCTGTATGAATATTTTGTGGAACAGTGCCGCCGTCATGTGGCGAAGGTGGAGCATGGCAGCTTCGGCGCCAACATGAAGGTGGAGTTAGTAAACGATGGCCCGTTTACCCTGGCGCTGGAAGGCGACAGGAACGGAATATTGGGGTGACCGGCGCCAAATGGCGTCAGGCAGCCCACCCGGGCCATCTCATATTGAAGGAGGATAAAACAATGGAAAAAGAAAAATCAGCAGGCAAATTGCTTGAAGAAAAGCTGACCTGGAAATTCCCGCACATCGGGAAGGATGCGCCGGATCAGACGGCAGAGGCATCTGCATTCTGCGAAGGGTATAAAGTGTTCCTGGATGAAGGAAAGACTGAGAGAGAGTGCGTGGCGGCGGCAGTGAAGCGCCTTGAACAGGCGGGATACGCGCCCTTCGACCGGATGAAGGCATATCAGCCTGGCGACAAGGTTTACCAGGTGAACCGCGGCAAATCCATCCTGATGACGACCTTTGGACAGCGCCCGCTGGACGAGGGCGTCCGGATCAACGGCGCGCATATCGATTCTCCGCGCCTGGATTTAAAGCCCAACCCCCTGTATGAGAAGAATGACATGGCATTTTTCAAGACCCACTATTACGGCGGTATCCGCAAGTACCAGTGGGGGACCGTGCCGCTTGCGCTGCATGGCGTGGTGGTGAAAAAGAACGGTGAGACGGTCAGCCTGTGCATCGGTGAGGAGCCGGGAGATCCGGTATTCTGCGTCAGCGACCTGCTGCCCCATCTGGCGGCGAAGCAGAATGAGCGGAAGCTGGGCGAGGGCTTAAAGGGCGAAGAGCTGAACGTGATCGTCGGTTCCGTGCCGTTTGTGGATGACGATGTGAAGGAGCCGGTAAAGCTTCTGGCACTTAAGCTGCTCCATGATAAATACGGTATTACCGAGGCGGATTTCTTCCGCGCTGAGATCGAGATGGTTCCGGCCCACAAGGCGGTGGATGTGGGACTGGACCGCAGCCTGGTGGGAGCTTACGGGCAGGATGACCGCGTCTGCGGCTATACTGCGATGATGGCGGAGATCGAGGCGAAGAACCCGACCTTTACCACCATAACAGTTTTGGCTGACAAGGAAGAGATCGGTTCTGAGGGCAACACCGGCATGAACTCCGATTATCTGCGGCATTACATAGAATACCTGGCGCAGATGCAGGGCGTGGACGCGAAGGCTGTCTTTGCAAACGCGCTGTGCCTGTCCTCTGATGTGAACGCGGCGTATGACCCGACCTTCTCCGACGTGTTTGAGGTGAACAATACCAGCTTCATCAACAAGGGCTGCGTGCTGACCAAGTACACCGGCGCCCGCGGAAAGTCCGGCTCCAGCGATGCAAGCGCCGAGACCATGGCGAAGGTCATCGGCATCATGGAGGAGAATGGCGTGTACTGGCAGGCCGGTGAGCTGGGGGCCGTGGACCAGGGAGGCGGCGGTACTATCGCCAAATATCTTGCCCATATGAATATCGATGTGGTGGATTTGGGCGTGCCGATCATCTCCATGCATGCGCCCTTTGAGCTGGCTTCCAAGCTGGATATCCTCAATACCTACAAGGCGTTCTGTGCGTTTTATAAGTAAGAGGAGTTTCTGAAAAATTTATGAAATTAACCGGAAAAGCTTTTTTATCCGGGCGCGATATGTTATAACTGTAGGAAGTACGCCGCGGGAACGGTGTAACTTCTAAAAAGAAAAGGAAAGTATTATGAGAAAATATGCAAAACTGACACTGTGCGGTCTGGCGGCAATGATGCTGATCGCAGGCTGTACCAAAAAAGACGACACCCAGACAACTCCGGCGGCGACCAGCTCCGAGGCTGAGAGCGAGGCGGCTGTAGATAAAGGCAAAGTGACTAAGCTGGGGACCTATAAAGGCGTGGAAGTGACCAAGGCGTCCACCGAGGTGACGGATGAGGAGCTGGATGCAAGGATCCAGAGCATTTTAGACGCCAACCCGGAGTATATCGAGGTGACTGACCGGGCTGCACAGATCGGTGACACTGTGGATATCGATTATGTGGGTATGAAGGACGGCGAGGCATTTGACGGCGGAACAGCAGAGGGATACAAGCTGGAGCTGGGTTCCGGTTCCTTTATCGACGGATTTGAGGACGGCCTTGTGGGAGCAAAGACCGGCGAAGAGCTGAGCCTCAACTTAACCTTCCCGGACCCGTACCAGAATCCGGATCTGGCAGGCCAGGCCGTTGTGTTTGATGTGACAGTCAATGGTATTGAGGAGAAAAAGGAAGCGGTCCTGGATGACAATTTTGTTCAGCGGATCTCTGATATGAGCACAGCAGATGAGTTTAAGGCAGACACTCTGGCGGACATGGAAGCGGAGAAAGAGGAGCAGGCCAGCCAGCAGATCGAGAATGATGCATTTATGGCGGCGATCAACAACTCCGAATACGACATCAACCAGGAAGCGGTGGATGAGCAGTTCAATAACCAGCTTGAGTATTACACCAGCATGGTCCAGGCATATGGTATGACACTGGAGAATTATGTGAGCATGTTCGGCATGACTGAGGACCAGTTTAAGGAGGAGCTTAGAAGTTCTGCGGAGCTTGCCATCAAGCAGCAGCTTCTTCTGCAGCGATCGCTGAGAAAGAGGGCCTGAAGGTGGAGGACGCCGACAGACAGCCGATCGCCGACCAGTACGGCATGGACATTGCAACCCTGCAGGATACCTACGGTGCGGACGCTGTGGATGAGACGGCTATGCTGTATAAGGTTGTTGATCTGATCAAGGAAAATGCAGTTGTAAAATAAAACGGGGTGTAAGGAAAAGTGGGTAGAAAAGCATTGTTTTTCGACATTGACGGAACCCTGCTCAGCGAGGTGACGAGAGAAGTGCCGGCCAGCGCAAGAGAAGCGCTTGCCATCGCGAGAAGCTGCGGACATCTGGTGTTTGTCAATACCGGGCGGGCATACAGCCAGCTGGGGCAGATCCGTGAGATGCTCGATGTGGATGGCTGGCTCTGCGGCTGCGGTACCTATGTTCTGGCAGAAGGGCGGGAGCTTTATTACCGCGCCATGCCGGAGGAACAGCGCAGGAAGATCTGCCGTGCCATAGAAGAAGCAGATATGGACGGGATCCTGGAGGGACGGGATGGCTGCTATGTGGGCAGCGCCGAGACCCGGTTCCCGGAAGGGCGTCACTTTCGTGAGGGGCTTGCGTTTGCGATCCGCTCAAACAACTGGAATATAGAGTGCGGGGAAGCGGAAAAGTTCTGCTGTATCGCGGATGAATTGAGTGATAAAGCCGGATTCTTCCGCAGCCTGGGTCTTGACATCCAGGTGATCGACCGGGGAGACGGGTTCTATGAGTGCGTCCCGGAAGGCCACTCCAAGGCGACGGCCATCGATATCATCTTAAAAGAATACGGCCTGGATCTAAAGGATGCCTATGTATTTGGTGACAGCAACAACGATCTTCCCATGTTCGAGCATGTGCCGAATGCCGTAGCCATGGGCAGGCACAGCAGTGAGCTGGAGCCTTATGCCACTTTTATCACGAAGACGGTGGAGCAGGACGGCATCTGGTACGCCATGGAGAAGCTGGGGCTGCTAAAGCCTTAAGGCCCTGGTCAGACATGGAACTGGAACGACAGATCAGAGAAAGTATGACGGGAAGTACTGCATATGAAATCATAATATGTAGTGCTTCCCTTTTGTCTTTTTCCTTGCTATAATGTGGTAAGTTGAATTGGAAATCAGATAAGCGTTGATTCAATATATGGCAGGAAAAGGTAAAAGATAAGGATTGAGAGGGTCAGATGATGATACTACGGATTGGAACCAGGAAAAGCAGGCTTGCGATGGTGCAGACAGAGCTTGTGAGAGATGCTGTTTTAGAGAGATTCCCGGAAGCACGGATCGAGATCATCCCCATGAGCACCAGAGGGGATAAGATGCTGGACCGCTCCCTGACCAGTTTCGGCGGTAAGGGGGTGTTCACTAAGGAGCTGGAGGACGCGCTGTTAAAAGGCGAGATCGATCTGGCAGTCCACAGCGCCAAGGATATGCCGATGGAGTTCCCCAGGGGACTGACGCTGGGCGCAGTGCTGGACCGGGAGGAAGCGGCGGATGTGCTGGTGACGAGAAGCGGGATACCGGCCAGGCTGCTTCCTGCGGGAAGTGTGATCGGAACCAGCAGCCTCAGGCGGCAGATCCAGATAAAGGCCATGAATCCGCAGGTAGTGGTGCGGATGCTGCGGGGCAATGTACAGACCCGCTTAAAGAAGCTGGAGAGCGGAGAGTACGACGGCATCCTGCTGGCGGCGGCAGGGCTGAAACGTCTGGGATTGGAAGCGCCGGAGCAGCTGCATCTGGAATATCTGGACAAGGAAACCTTTGTGCCGGCTGCGGGACAGGGCATCCTGGCTCTGGAGATCCGCCAGGGAGAGCTTCGTGAGGTCATGGAAGCCCTCCATTCAAACCAGGCGGCGGCGCAGCTTATGGCAGAGCGGGAATTCTTAACGATCCTCGGCGGAAGCTGCAACGCGCCCTGCGGGGCATGGTGCAGGGAGGAAGGAGGCAGCCTGGTGATGACTGCCATGTTCGCCCAGGATGCGGTGCACCCTGTATTTAAAAAGGATCAGGTGACGCTTCAGGACCTTTGCCGGGAGGGTATGAAGGACCAGATGGGAAACGCATCCGTGCAGGATGAGAAAATATGGCAGGATTACCTGATGACCCGCGCAAAGGAGCTGGCAGAGAAGCTGGCGGTCCAGGTAAGGTTCAAGCCCGTATTCCTTGTGGGGGCAGGACCGGGGGATGCTGGGCTGTTTACCAGAAAGGGGCTGGAGTGCGTCCGCCAGGCTGATGTGATCGTATATGACAATCTGATCTCCGGCTCCATCCTCAATGAGGCGAGGCTGGACGCGGAGCTGATCTATGCTGGTAAGCGTTCCGGGCAGCACCATATGACCCAGGAGGAGATCCAGAAGCTTCTGGTCGAGCTGGCTATGGAGGGCAAGTCTGTGGTCCGCTTAAAGGGCGGAGACCCTTACGTGTTCGGACGGGGCGGTGAGGAGGCCCTGGAGCTGGAACGGCATGGCATCCCCTACGAGGTTGTTCCGGGCGTGTCTTCCTCCTACAGCGTTCCTGCCTATGCGGGAATCCCGGTGACCCAGAGGGAGATGGCTTCCTCCCTTCATATCATCACCGGGCATGAGGGCGCGCATAAAGAGGATGAGTCGCTTGACTACAGTGTGCTGGCAAAGGAAGAAGGAACTCTGGTATTTCTGATGGGCCTTAAGAACCTGCCGCGGATCGCCGGGCAGCTGATCGCGTTTGGCAAGTCGCCGGATACCCCGGCGGCAGTGATCCACAACGGCACTACCGCCAGACAGCAGATGGCGGTATCCGACCTCGCCCATATCACAGAGGAGGCAGAGCGGTGCGGCATCAAGACTCCTGCCATCATCGTGGTGGGAGATGTGGTGAGGCTGTCGGAGAAGCTCCAGTGGTTTGGCAGAGGACCCCTGCACGGCAAACGCGTCCTGGTGACAGGCACCCGCTACATATCGAGGGAGCTGGAGGAGGAACTCAAACCGTTGGGAGCGGAGACGGTCACCATCAGCCTGATCGAGAGCCGCGCCATGTGGACGGAGGAGATCCGCCAGGCATTAGACCAGATCGGCCGCTATGCCTGGATGGTATTCACAAGCAGCAACGGCGTGGATTTATTCTTTGAGGTGCTTCGGGAACAGGATATCGACCTGCGCAGGCTGATGCACTTAAAGTTTGCAGTCATCGGACGAAAGACCGCGGCTGCCTTAAAAGCCCATGGTTTCTCCTGCGATTTTGTACCTGAGAACTATTCCGGGGCAGATCTGGCAAGAGAGTGGATCCCCACACTCGGCAAAGAAGAGCGGATCCTTCTGTTGCGCGCCCAGGAAGGTTCCGATGTACTTCCGGTGAAGCTGAAAGAGGCGGGCATCCCGTTTGCAGATATCCCGCTCTACACCACCTGGACAGACTGGCGGCGAAAAGAGGAGCTGAACCGGATGATCGGGCAGGTGGATTATGTGACCGTAGCCAGCAGCTCCGCCGCGCGGGCGCTCTGCAGCATGCTGGAGGATAAGGACCATATCCCGGCAAAGGTCATATCGATCGGACCCTTCACCACGAAGACAGCCCGGAAGCTGGGGCTCCCGGTATATGCGGACGCAGTGGAGTACACGGCATCGGGGATCGCCGCAGTGATCCTGGCCGATGTGGAGGATATCAGCGCCGCCCCGGAGACAACGTGATTTCACAAAAACGGAGCCACATGGTATGGCAGACTGTCGTAAAGCAGACTATTGTACAGCAGATAAAGGGGGGAAGAAGATGGCATATTTTCCAATGTTCATAAATCTGGAAGGAGAGCCGTGCCTGATCGTGGGCGGCGGCAAAATAGCCTTAAGAAAGGTCCAGGTCCTGCGTGATTTCGGCGCACAGGTCACAGTTGCCGCACCTGAGATCCTGGAGGAGATCAAAAAGGCAGACGGTGTGGTCTGTCTTTACCAGGAATACAGTGAGGAGCTGCTAAACGGTATGAAGCTGGTCGTTGCAGCCACCGCAGATGCAGGCAAGAACCGTGACATCAGCAAAAAATGCAAAGAGCTGGGCATACCCGTAAACGCAGTAGACCAGATGGAGGACTGTACCTTTATCTTCCCGTCCTACACACGCAGCCAGGATTTAGTCGCCGCCTTCTCCAGCAGCGGCAAAAGCCCCCTCATGACCCAATACTTAAAGTCACAGATCGAACCGTCCATGACATCATTCACAGGCGAACTGACCGAATACCTGGGCGGCATCCGCACCGAAGTAAAGGCAAAGGTAGAGACCGAACCTCTCCGCAAAAAAGTATACCAGCAGGTATTGGGTTACGCGATGGA
This portion of the Clostridium sp. AN503 genome encodes:
- the dtd gene encoding D-aminoacyl-tRNA deacylase, with product MKAVLQRVSRASVKVEGDIIGEIGKGYLILLGVAETDDEAAADRLADKICKLRIFEDSDGKTNLSLADVGGEILVVSQFTLYADCHKGNRPSFIKAGSPDKANRLYEYFVEQCRRHVAKVEHGSFGANMKVELVNDGPFTLALEGDRNGILG
- a CDS encoding GTP pyrophosphokinase family protein, producing the protein MFLYDSALKEINTKIEILNGEFVHIYGHTPIEHIKSRLKTPESIVKKLKLDGQEVTIDNMVEKLSDIAGIRIICSFTQDIYQIADMIARQKDVSVLYVKDYIKQPKPNGYKSYHMVVTIPIYLANGPVDTKVEIQIRTVAMDFWASLEHKIYYKFEGNAPDSLQAELKACADMVDVLDAKMFSLNQSILAVGREQEPGREE
- the hemC gene encoding hydroxymethylbilane synthase — protein: MMILRIGTRKSRLAMVQTELVRDAVLERFPEARIEIIPMSTRGDKMLDRSLTSFGGKGVFTKELEDALLKGEIDLAVHSAKDMPMEFPRGLTLGAVLDREEAADVLVTRSGIPARLLPAGSVIGTSSLRRQIQIKAMNPQVVVRMLRGNVQTRLKKLESGEYDGILLAAAGLKRLGLEAPEQLHLEYLDKETFVPAAGQGILALEIRQGELREVMEALHSNQAAAQLMAEREFLTILGGSCNAPCGAWCREEGGSLVMTAMFAQDAVHPVFKKDQVTLQDLCREGMKDQMGNASVQDEKIWQDYLMTRAKELAEKLAVQVRFKPVFLVGAGPGDAGLFTRKGLECVRQADVIVYDNLISGSILNEARLDAELIYAGKRSGQHHMTQEEIQKLLVELAMEGKSVVRLKGGDPYVFGRGGEEALELERHGIPYEVVPGVSSSYSVPAYAGIPVTQREMASSLHIITGHEGAHKEDESLDYSVLAKEEGTLVFLMGLKNLPRIAGQLIAFGKSPDTPAAVIHNGTTARQQMAVSDLAHITEEAERCGIKTPAIIVVGDVVRLSEKLQWFGRGPLHGKRVLVTGTRYISRELEEELKPLGAETVTISLIESRAMWTEEIRQALDQIGRYAWMVFTSSNGVDLFFEVLREQDIDLRRLMHLKFAVIGRKTAAALKAHGFSCDFVPENYSGADLAREWIPTLGKEERILLLRAQEGSDVLPVKLKEAGIPFADIPLYTTWTDWRRKEELNRMIGQVDYVTVASSSAARALCSMLEDKDHIPAKVISIGPFTTKTARKLGLPVYADAVEYTASGIAAVILADVEDISAAPETT
- the tig gene encoding trigger factor translates to MRKYAKLTLCGLAAMMLIAGCTKKDDTQTTPAATSSEAESEAAVDKGKVTKLGTYKGVEVTKASTEVTDEELDARIQSILDANPEYIEVTDRAAQIGDTVDIDYVGMKDGEAFDGGTAEGYKLELGSGSFIDGFEDGLVGAKTGEELSLNLTFPDPYQNPDLAGQAVVFDVTVNGIEEKKEAVLDDNFVQRISDMSTADEFKADTLADMEAEKEEQASQQIENDAFMAAINNSEYDINQEAVDEQFNNQLEYYTSMVQAYGMTLENYVSMFGMTEDQFKEELRSSAELAIKQQLLLQRSLRKRA
- a CDS encoding glycerophosphodiester phosphodiesterase, translating into MKTLAKDTWHIAGQNWKNILLFELLYRGITLPVYLRFLGRGLRMALKLAGYSYLTAGNIGSFLLRPWTILIMAMMAVVGMMMLALEIAGLITAFQGSAYYQKLTPLHIFWGGLQKIADELWRLNWRLGIMLLMQYFLVNLLFICRALTHVKPVNFVIQEIMKEPWLLAFMLALLLFCMAAMIPASFIVYGCMVEQKSFSDSLRRSKNLMHGHHKRVLGLVVGCNLLVVLSSLLIYALSVFAAAVFVVAFTDKTLAMAVLLSVADKLELGLIFLGSILAVVGNFAALSVTYYQYGNRRFHEERWDFQYPAKGTANRRKMAAVLCVILASGLFYIFDLVRNGSAVSDEILVETQITAHRGSSWSAPENTLSAMEAAIEELADSVELDVQMSADGVIVLGHDANLKRVAGLNRAISSLTFEELRQLDVGSWFSAEFAGEQIPTLEEVMEVCRGKINLNIEIKNVGKDSELPARVVELILEQGMEEQCVITSTSLNYLKQVKELEPQLRTGYIISAAYGNFYSSEAVDFISVRSSFVDERLMENVHAQGKGVFAWTVNSKSEMERLIMLGVDGIITDRPVLAREIIYREEATETLMEYLRLVFR
- a CDS encoding HAD-IIB family hydrolase, translating into MGRKALFFDIDGTLLSEVTREVPASAREALAIARSCGHLVFVNTGRAYSQLGQIREMLDVDGWLCGCGTYVLAEGRELYYRAMPEEQRRKICRAIEEADMDGILEGRDGCYVGSAETRFPEGRHFREGLAFAIRSNNWNIECGEAEKFCCIADELSDKAGFFRSLGLDIQVIDRGDGFYECVPEGHSKATAIDIILKEYGLDLKDAYVFGDSNNDLPMFEHVPNAVAMGRHSSELEPYATFITKTVEQDGIWYAMEKLGLLKP
- a CDS encoding aminopeptidase, giving the protein MEKEKSAGKLLEEKLTWKFPHIGKDAPDQTAEASAFCEGYKVFLDEGKTERECVAAAVKRLEQAGYAPFDRMKAYQPGDKVYQVNRGKSILMTTFGQRPLDEGVRINGAHIDSPRLDLKPNPLYEKNDMAFFKTHYYGGIRKYQWGTVPLALHGVVVKKNGETVSLCIGEEPGDPVFCVSDLLPHLAAKQNERKLGEGLKGEELNVIVGSVPFVDDDVKEPVKLLALKLLHDKYGITEADFFRAEIEMVPAHKAVDVGLDRSLVGAYGQDDRVCGYTAMMAEIEAKNPTFTTITVLADKEEIGSEGNTGMNSDYLRHYIEYLAQMQGVDAKAVFANALCLSSDVNAAYDPTFSDVFEVNNTSFINKGCVLTKYTGARGKSGSSDASAETMAKVIGIMEENGVYWQAGELGAVDQGGGGTIAKYLAHMNIDVVDLGVPIISMHAPFELASKLDILNTYKAFCAFYK
- a CDS encoding bifunctional precorrin-2 dehydrogenase/sirohydrochlorin ferrochelatase, which translates into the protein MAYFPMFINLEGEPCLIVGGGKIALRKVQVLRDFGAQVTVAAPEILEEIKKADGVVCLYQEYSEELLNGMKLVVAATADAGKNRDISKKCKELGIPVNAVDQMEDCTFIFPSYTRSQDLVAAFSSSGKSPLMTQYLKSQIEPSMTSFTGELTEYLGGIRTEVKAKVETEPLRKKVYQQVLGYAMEHESLPDSDELERMIKAVTGL